A region from the Candidatus Tenderia electrophaga genome encodes:
- a CDS encoding DNA-directed RNA polymerase subunit omega: MARVTVEDCLDHVDNRFELVLVATKRARQIANGKEALVPLENDKPTVVALREIAEDLVTPEMLEAPAEEEAAVAAPDAEILAETTQVAEEGGDAS; the protein is encoded by the coding sequence ATGGCACGAGTAACTGTCGAAGATTGTCTGGACCACGTCGATAACCGCTTTGAGCTGGTGCTGGTGGCCACCAAGCGTGCCCGGCAGATCGCCAACGGCAAGGAAGCCCTGGTGCCGCTGGAGAACGACAAGCCCACCGTGGTCGCCCTGCGCGAGATCGCCGAAGATTTGGTCACGCCGGAAATGCTGGAAGCGCCGGCCGAGGAAGAGGCCGCGGTCGCCGCCCCTGATGCCGAGATTCTGGCCGAGACCACTCAGG